From the genome of Chloroflexota bacterium:
CTCTTTGGTGGCGCCTCTCAACAAATCAGATTATCGTGATTCCCGTTAATACCGGAGAACAGTCCAACAGCGCCGGCTGGGGAGGGCTTCTGTTTCTACTCCTAATCATGAGCGCCGCTCTCGTCATCCTCTACCGAACTTTCTTTGCATGACCATCCCTCTTTAGACTTCCCAAGAAGCACGGTCGCCACTGGACCTGTTCTTCGAATTTTCCTGCAAACAACTCTCAATGTAGAATTTAGCGAGTGAGCCCGGGGCAAAGAGGAAACGTCCGGAATTCAATATGCACTTAGGAAAGAATAGGAGGGTCCATGAGTCCAGAACACATCGGAATGATAATTGGTGGGGTTATTTCTCTCGTGACCAGTATCGCAACATCAGTATTAAACCATTGGATGGCATTGCGGGAAAAACACCTGGAGACACAATTGGAGATGACCAAGTGTGAACATGCAGCTGAACTACGAATGCGAGAGCAAGCGGACACAGAAAAGAGGCAACATATTGAATTGCTCCGCAAATATGAACAGCTTGACCATAAACCTTCCTTTAATGGTATTAATCTTTCTGAGGCAGTCTTAAGTGGTCTCCAATTGCCAGGGGTAGAAATGTGTGGTGCTGTCCTAAGGCGGGCGCAACTTTGCTATACATATTTAGCTCGTGCAGATTTACGGGGTGCCATTCTGAGAGGAGCTAACCTGGAGGGTGCCGATTTGCAAGACGCAAAGCTTCAAGGAGCTGATCTAGAGGAGGCAAACCTAACTATGACGAATCTGCGGAGAGCTAACTTGCTGGGAGCCCGGGTGTCAAAAGACGCTTTAGATAAAGCCATATTGGATCAAACGATATTGCCTGATGGCACAGTTAGTCCTCTGGACAATTAATAAAACATAACTTGCTCAGTTGCAAAGATAGATAGGTCTGTTGACAAAACTAGCGATGGAGATTGTAGACCCACCCCTTGACAGCCGGCTCGCGGTTCTGGAGAACCACCAGGCGCGAGCGGATGGCATCGCCAAACTTGCGCTTGATGACGGAGTTCACCGTTTCCGCCTTCCAACGCTGACCATACAAGCCGTCCAACCGGGCCGTCGCGACCAACTCAGCCCTGGCGATCCGTTCATGATCTACCAGCGTGATCAAGGTGCGTTTCTCACGCCGGCACACTGCAGCGATGACATCATCTGATGCACCACCCATTTGTTCTTCTGGCACAGTTGCTGCTTCATGCCCGGCCTGACGCAAATGCTCTGCTACTTCAATAGGCAAGTTCTCATCTACCTTAAAACGCAGGAGTGGTTCCATGTCTTAGGCAGGTAAGGGCATGATGCGCTCAGCAACTACCTCGGCAGCATAAGCGATAGCTGCTTGGATAGCCTCTCGCGTGAGAGTGGGGTAGCTGTGCAAGATATCTTCAATCGTCAATCCTGCTGCCAGGTTATCCAAGATCACGGATACCAAAATGCGCGTGCCTTTGATACAGGCTTTGCCATGACAGATGGCAGGATCTGTTATAATATGATCACGCCAGTTCATGCTGCACTCCACAACAAGCAATCTACATAGAAGAAACAAGATGATGCAACCTGTAATATATGCTTCGAAGTAGCCTCTTGCTACATTGTAGGGCAAGGTGGTCGCTACGCTGCAGTGTACCATGAAAAGGCCAAGACGTCAAACCTTGCTGGGCGTGAGAACTGATGTAACGTCATGGCGAGAGCGCCCTGCACCCGAAGCAATCTCGTTGGTGATGAGCATAGCCGGGGAACGAATAAACGAATCACCGCAGCGTCATTCGATGATTCGTTTTTCCTATTCGTTGATGGCTTTCCCCTGTAACAGTCCACGCCAAAAGACGGCGGACTTTTGTCCGCCTGGAGCAGTTGAAGTGATGGCCATCAACGGATGGGAGAACGAATCACTGCAGCGCAGCAGGTTGGGCTCCCATGCCCAGCTAGCATAGCCAGGGCGTGAATTCCC
Proteins encoded in this window:
- a CDS encoding pentapeptide repeat-containing protein, producing MSPEHIGMIIGGVISLVTSIATSVLNHWMALREKHLETQLEMTKCEHAAELRMREQADTEKRQHIELLRKYEQLDHKPSFNGINLSEAVLSGLQLPGVEMCGAVLRRAQLCYTYLARADLRGAILRGANLEGADLQDAKLQGADLEEANLTMTNLRRANLLGARVSKDALDKAILDQTILPDGTVSPLDN
- a CDS encoding DUF433 domain-containing protein; the protein is MNWRDHIITDPAICHGKACIKGTRILVSVILDNLAAGLTIEDILHSYPTLTREAIQAAIAYAAEVVAERIMPLPA